Proteins from one Juglans microcarpa x Juglans regia isolate MS1-56 chromosome 6S, Jm3101_v1.0, whole genome shotgun sequence genomic window:
- the LOC121237608 gene encoding uncharacterized protein LOC121237608: protein MQCQRSNTLLSVLRPFRYHIKRRTGLHPAVLPPQNKFLTRKPSKTQLEKKQDEDEEQKKIRRQMKLVWSPETASKAYIDTVKSCDLYHESGVAELVSAMAAGWNANFIVETWSQGGVMATSIGLAVASRHTGGRHVCIVQNEQSRTEYTEGMIKAGMSPEVMVGEPEEVMDEIVGIDFLVVDCKRKDFSRIPRLAKLSSRGAVLVCKNASSKSASSFKWRSVLDGGTRRLVRCVFLPVGMGLDIAYVATSGGNSGSGTKRWIKHVDQQSGEEYVIRK, encoded by the exons ATGCAATGTCAACGGTCCAACACGTTGTTGTCCGTCCTCAGACCCTTTCGGTATCATATAAAACGCCGAACTGGTCTCCACCCTGCAGTGCTCCCCCCACAAAACAAGTTCCTAACTAGAAAACCAAGCAAAACCCAACTTGAAAAGAAACAAGACGAAGACGAAGAACAGAAAAAAATCAGAAGACAGATGAAGCTCGTTTGGTCCCCTGAGACAGCATCAAAGGCCTATATTGATACTGTCAAATCT TGTGATCTTTATCACGAATCAGGCGTGGCAGAGCTTGTTTCCGCCATGGCTGCAGGTTGGAACGCCAACTTCATCGTTGAGACATGGTCGCAGGGCGGAGTTATGGCAACAAGTATTGGCCTAGCGGTGGCGAGCCGTCACACGGGAGGAAGACACGTGTGCATAGTCCAAAACGAGCAATCAAGGACAGAGTACACTGAAGGCATGATCAAGGCCGGGATGTCACCGGAAGTTATGGTGGGAGAGCCGGAGGAAGTGATGGATGAGATAGTGGGCATAGATTTCTTGGTGGTTGATTGCAAGCGAAAGGACTTCTCAAGAATACCGAGGCTTGCGAAACTGAGCAGCCGTGGTGCGGTTTTGGTGTGCAAGAATGCGAGTTCCAAGTCGGCTTCAAGCTTCAAATGGCGAAGCGTTCTCGATGGTGGAACTCGGCGTCTGGTGCGCTGTGTGTTTCTGCCGGTGGGGATGGGATTGGATATTGCTTATGTTGCCACCAGTGGGGGAAATTCAGGTTCTGGTACAAAAAGATGGATCAAGCATGTGGATCAACAATCAGGAGAGGAGTATGttatcagaaaataa
- the LOC121237593 gene encoding uncharacterized protein LOC121237593 produces MQGGQGGRDPFGDPFANFGGFGGFGAHRSLLSGFLGGRDPFNDPFFTRPFGGMFDSSFFGSGGHPFMNMHPSGLLDDPIGRPFMNMYPPGFLENQAPEPERPRGPIIEELNSEDEKEDTDKEKRENPRKHGRSSSAHYVEDPDDEVEEKKSKQVQYRNEYKLNDIMPQSRTSFTFGSSSVNFGGPNGAYYTASKTRRMGSDGLSLEESKEANTVTGQAKHRVSRGFQNKGHSITRKLNSDGKVDTMQTLHNLNEDELTGFEEAWKGNARKKMPGLPENYFSREHMGAGGSGQNGQASTGGWALPSIEPAQPSVIPDGRNRA; encoded by the exons ATGCAGGGAGGACAAGGTGGCAGGGATCCTTTTGGTGACCCTTTTGCTAACTTTGGGGGCTTTGGCGGCTTTGGGGCTCACAGGAGTTTACTGTCTGGCTTTTTGGGAGGAAGGGATCCATTTAATGACCCTTTCTTCACACGCCCATTTGGAGGCATGTTTGATTCGAGCTTCTTTGGTTCAGGTGGACATCCTTTTATGAATATGCATCCCTCTGGACTGCTTGATGATCCAATTGGACGTCCATTTATGAATATGTACCCACCTGGATTTCTTGAGAATCAAGCACCAGAGCCAGAAAGGCCTAGGGGCCCAATTATTGAGGAATTGAACtctgaagatgaaaaggaagaTACAGataaggagaagagagagaatccAAGGAAGCATGGTAGGTCGAGCAGTGCTCATTATGTTGAGGATCCCGATGATGAAGTTGAAG AGAAAAAGAGCAAGCAAGTGCAGTACAGGAATGAATACAAGCTGAATGATATAATGCCACAGTCTCGTACTAGTTTTACCTTTGGGAGCTCCAGTGTCAACTTTGGTGGTCCCAATGGAGCATATTATACTGCATCCAAGACTAGAAGGATGGGGAGTGATGGA TTGAGCTTGGAAGAAAGCAAAGAAGCGAACACTGTTACAGGGCAAGCAAAACACAGGGTATCTAGGGGATTTCAGAATAAG GGCCATTCCATTACAAGGAAGCTTAATTCAGATGGTAAGGTGGACACAATGCAGACCTTACACAATCTGAATGAAG ATGAGCTTACTGGATTTGAAGAAGCTTGGAAGGGAAATGCTAGAAAGAAAATGCCTGGGTTGCCCGAGAATTATTTTAGTCGTGAACATATGG GGGCTGGTGGTAGTGGACAAAATGGGCAGGCCAGCACGGGAGGTTGGGCACTTCCTTCAATAGAGCCCGCACAGCCATCGGTGATACCAGATGGCCGGAACAGGGCATGA
- the LOC121237624 gene encoding peptidyl-tRNA hydrolase ICT1, mitochondrial: protein MAIIRTTANVFLRGISHHFPLSFSSPRFSALPGVAGTLSYTRRGISFGGIRCAASDSGDGRKVSARLSQVQQLLQEAEERALLAGRDDQPTPKITLDHVTVSFARSGGPGGQNVNKVNTKVDMRFNVKNAYWLSDRIRERIIQMEKNRINKDGELVISSTKTRTQKGNIEDALAKLQAIIDAASYVPPPPSEEQKKKIAKMAAIGEQKRLKSKKVLSEKKAFRRSRDSWD, encoded by the exons ATGGCAATTATCAGAACGACGGCAAACGTGTTTCTCAGAGGAATTTCTCATCATTttcctctttcattttcatcaCCACGATTCAGTGCACTGCCTGGTGTCGCTGGGACCCTCAGCTATACACGCCGTGGAATCAGCTTTGGCGGCATACGATGCGCCGCCTCGGACTCCGGCGACGGTAGGAAGGTGTCGGCTCGCCTGTCGCAGGTTCAGCAGCTCTTGCAAGAAGCCGAGGAGCGAGCTCTCTTGGCTGGTCGCGACGACCAGCCCACCCCTAAAATCACCCTCG ACCATGTAACTGTCAGTTTTGCAAGAAGCGGGGGGCCTGGAGGTCAAAATGTCAACAAAG TGAACACCAAGGTGGATATGCGCTTCAATGTTAAAAATGCGTATTGGCTAAGTGACCGAATAAGGGAGAGGATTATACAGATG GAGAAAAATCGAATCAACAAGGATGGGGAGCTCGTGATTTCTTCAACAAAAACTAGAACACAGAA ggGTAACATTGAAGATGCTTTGGCAAAACTTCAG GCAATAATTGATGCTGCGTCTTATGTTCCACCTCCTCCTTCAGAagagcaaaagaagaaaattgcaAAGAT GGCTGCTATTGGAGAGCAGAAACGCCTTAAAAGCAAGAAGGTGCTCTCagaaaagaaagcatttagAAGAAGCCGAGACAGCTGGGACTAA